ATCGGCTTTGGATCAAAGGTGATTGTTACCGGCGACTTAACACAAAAGGATCTGCCTTCCGGAAGTATATCAGGGCTTGACACGGCCATGAAAATATTAAAGAGAATTGACGACATCGGCTTCTGCCACTTAACCAGCAGCGACGTGGTTCGTCATCCTCTTGTGCAGAAGATTGTACAGGCTTACGACGATTATGAGTCAAAGAAAAAGCCGGTTGAGCGAAAGACAAAAGCCAGTGGCGGAAGAAAGGCACGTTATGACGATTAATGTTGAATATGAGGCCGAAAAAAAACTGGACCTCCCATATGAAGATATTATTACAAAGGTAGTAGAAGAATCACTGGATTATGAAGGCTGCCCTTATGAGGCAGAGGTGAATATCCTCATTACCGGCAATGAAGATATCCGCCAGATCAATAAGGAATTCCGGAATATAGACAACCCTACGGATGTTCTTTCCTTTCCCATGATCGAATACGAGAAACCTTCGGATTTTGAACGTCTGGAAGAGACGGCAGATGACTGCTTTCATCCGGAAACAGGAGAACTTTTGCTGGGGGATATTGTGATATCCGTAGATAAGGTAGAAGAACAGGCGGAAAAATACGGCCATTCCAGGACAAGGGAGCTTGCTTTTTTAGTTGCCCACAGCATGCTTCATCTATGCGGCTATGATCACATGGAAGAGGAAGAGCGGGAGATCATGGAAAAGAAGCAGGAGGAAATCTTAAGCCGGGGAGGATTTACAAGATGATGAAAAAGGTATGGTTTGGATTCGCCGGCGTCCTTCTGTCTGCCGCCTTTTTATCCGGCTGCAGTAGAAAATATGAAAAGGTATGGATTCCGGATCAAACTCTGGAAACCGACCAGGCTACGGAAACAAAAGAGATCAAAATCAGCAGCAGTGAGTCAGCAGACGATGGAACAGTGGCGAATTCCGGTGAGTACTATACCTTTGAAGAACGTACCGAAAAAGATGGAATGATACGCAGCTATCTTACGGGGGAGATGGTGAATTCTGCCATCGGGAACCGGAGGCCGGTGGCAGTGATGATGAGCAATGACAAAGAAGCTCTTCCCCAATATGGAATCAACCGTGCCGGAGTAGTTTATGAGGCGCCGGCAGAAGGGGGAATGAACCGTTACATGGCTATTCTGGAAAATTATGATGATCTGGACCGGATAGGCTCTGTCAGAAGCTGCCGCACCTATTATACATATTTTGCCCGTGAATTTGATGCCATTTACGCCCATTACGGACAGAGCACCTTTGCAAGGCCTTATCTTGCCAATGTGGATAACATCAACGGGCTGGATGGCATCGGCACGGTGGCATATTTTCGTTCCAAAGACCGAAAATCCCCCCACAACGCATATACCAGCGGGGAGCGGTTGAGTAAATCTATCCTTCAGCTGGGATATTCAGAAAGCTACGCCCCAGCCTACCGGGGCCACTACCGCTTTGCAAAAGATGGCCGTAAGGTGACCCTTGAAGGAGTAAATGGAGTCAGCGATGCCTATAAGGTCTATCCAGGCTATGTTCTCAATAAGCCGTGGTTTGAATACCATGAGGAGGACGGGCTTTATTACCGGTACCAGTATGGGGCTCCCCACAAGGGAAATGAAGGCCAGATCAAGGTTAAGAATATCATTCTTCAGTACTGTCCTTCCGCCCATTATGCAACGACAGATTATTTAAACATCAACGTACAGGATGACTCTTATGGCTGTTACGTGACGGAAGGACGTTCCATCCCCATAAAATGGGCCAAGGATGGAGAATTCGGCCCAACACATTATTACGACATGGAGAATAACGAGATTATCCTGAACCAGGGAAAAACCTGGGTATGCATTATTTCCGCACAGGATTCTCCCAATGTAAAGTTAAATGGAAAAGAATAAGACAAGCAGAAAACAGGCAAAAAGGGGATCCTCTAATTTCCTGATCCAGGGAGCCATCCTTGCGGTGGCAGGTATTATCGTCCGGGTCATTGGAATGTTTTACCGCATCCCTTTGGCGGATATTTTAGGGAATGAAGGAAATGGCTATTATAGCTCTGCCTATTCCATTTATTCCCTCCTTTTGATTGTATCATCTTACAGCCTGCCTACGGCAGTATCCAAGATGATTGCCACCAGGCTGGCGAGAAAAGAGTACTGCAATTCCATAAGGGTATTAAAGGTTTCCCTGTTTTACGGTACAGTTGTAGGAGGGCTGGGGGCTGCTGTGCTTTGGTTTGGAGCGGACCTGTTTGCCAGCCGTTTTTTAAAGATGCCTTACACCTTCTATGCCTTAAAGACACTGGCCCCCACCATTTGGGTGATTGCCTATCTCGGCGTATTCCGGGGCTATTTCCAGGGTATTGGGACCATGCTTCCAACAGCCATATCCCAGGTGCTTGAACAGATCGTCAATGCAATCATCAGCGTATACGCGGCTTCCAGGCTGTTCCAGGCAGGGCTTCGGTCCAATCTGGTTCATGGATCAACGGAATACTCCTTTGCCTTTGGAGCGGCCGGAGGAACCATTGGAACGGGAGCAGGGGCTGTGGCTGCCCTGCTGTTTCTCCTGTTTATTTTATTCAGCTACAAGCCAATCATGAGAAAACAGGCGAGAAGGGACCGGACAAGACGGCGGGAGTCCTATGGAGAGCTTTCCGGCGTTCTTTTCATGACAGTCTTTCCTATTGTATTAAGCAGCGTGGCCTATAACATCAGCACAGTGATAGATAACAGCATCTATGGAAACGGCATGGCAGCCATGGGCATGGGCGCATCGGAGATTGCTTCCAACTGGGGCGTAATCGGGAAATACCAGCTTCTTTTTAACATTCCGGTGGCAATTGCCAATTCCCTGTCCTCCGCCCTCATCCCCTCCCTGTCAAGGGCGATGGCGGAAGGTCAGAAAGGACAGTTAAAAAGCAAAGTTTCTATGGTGATCCGTTTTTCCATGCTCATAGCCATACCGGCCACGGTCGGCCTTACTGTACTGGCAGGGCCTATCTGCAATATGCTATTTAGCCGGAATGACAATTCGGCCCTTATTAAGATGGTGATGTACGGATCTGTGGCCGTGGTGTTTTTCTCCCTTTCCACAGTAACTAACGGAGTATTGCAGGGTATCAACCGGATGCAGACCCCCTTAAAGAATGCTATCATTTCTTTAATACTCCATGTCATCATCCTGTGTGTCATGCTTTTTGGATTCCGGTTGGGAATCTACAGCGTGGTATACTCCAATATCCTGTTTGCTTTTACGATGTGTATTTTAAACGGGGCCGCAATCGGTCGGTTTTTAAATTACAGGCAGGAATATAAAAAGACCTTTATCCTTCCCCTTCTGGCATCAGGAGTCATGGGAGCGGCTGCGTACGGCACCTATTTCCTGGTGCATCTGACCTTAAAGCGCAATGTATTTGGTGTTCTTGCCGCCATAGCTGTTGCTGTGGTAGTTTATGGAATTATTCTTTTAAAACTGCGCTGCGTGGATGAATCGGAGCTTTTAAATGTTCCGGGAGGGAAAAAGCTGGTGGGCATTGCAAGAAAATTCCATCTTATGTGATTAAAACCAGGGAAGAAGGCAGATACTATACTTACATGAAGGAGGTATCATCTCATGAAGAAGTATATGTTCTGCTTTCTTTTGTTCGTAGCGGCATCCGCCATTTGCTTAGGAATTGGGTTTGCCATTACAAAGGACAGCGTAAGGCCTGAGGAGGCCCTGCCGGGGGCAACCATAGAAACAGAAACTGTGACGGAAGCGCAGATTGTAATAAACCAGGAAGAGGTTGAACCCGTAAATGCAAAGGGCAAAGAAAAATATTATCTTGTCTCAGAGGACGGATATCTTCTCGTCCTCTATCAGGATAAAACCACCATCTGCCTTTATACCCATATGCCGGTCACTGATTTCCCCGAGGAAGAACGGGGGAAATTAATGGAGGGCATATGGTTTTCTTCCATGATCGAGGTATTTAATTACCTGGAATCCTATACAAGCTAAAGAAGCACTTGAAATGAAGGGGCAAACTGGATACAATAGGTCTGTCTGAGGATACAGGAGGATTTTATGAAACAACAGGTAATCATCGTAGGGGCAGGAGCTTCCGGTCTGGCAGCAGCCATCCAGGCAGCCAGGCAGGGCGCTTCTGTTACCGTTTTAGAACATACAGCCAGACCGGGAAAAAAACTTCTTTCCACTGGAAACGGAAAATGCAATTTAACTAATTTAATAACCCCTGATGGAGCTTACCGGGGAAGCCAGCCGGAATTTATAAAAAAGGTGCTGGATCGCATTACGGTAGAACAGACTCTGGAGTTTTTCCGGGACCTTGGCCTTGTACTTTCAGACCGGAACGGATATGTCTATCCAAACACCGGACAGGCCGCCTCTGTACTGGAGGCCCTTCTTTTTGAACTGGACCATCTGGGCGTTTCCATTGTTACCGACTGTCAGGTAGAGGAGATAAGGAAGGATCTGTCCTTAATGACTTCCATGGGGAAGAAAAAAGCGGATGCCATCATTTTAGCAGCAGGTTCCATGGCGGCTCCAAAAACAGGTTCCGATGGAAGCGGTTATCAGCTTGCAAGGGCATTGGGGCACCGCATCCTTAAGCCGCTGCCTGCTCTGGTTCAGCTTAGATGCAGGGAAAAATGGTACAAACAGGCTGCCGGTGTCAGGACAGAAGCCACCGTGACTCTTAAAATAGACGGAAAAACGGCAAAAGCCGACCTCGGGGAGCTTCAGTTCACGGATTATGGAATCTCCGGCATTCCGGTTTTCCAGGTCAGCCGTTTCGCTGCCAGAGAGCTGGATGCAGGCCGTAATGTAACAGCAGAGCTGGATCTATTCCCTTCCATGGATTTTGAAAGTACCAGGCAGCTTCTTTCGGAAAGAGTAAAACGCTTCGGCTACCGGCCGGCAGAAGAATTCTTAAACGGCGTATTAAACCATAAGCTGGCCCGGATTCTTTTAAAGGAAGCCGGGATTCCAAATGAAGGCATTGTTAAAAATATCACGGCTGCCCAGATAAAAAAACTGGCCTCCGTATTAAAGGGGCTGAAAACAGAAATCCTTGCCGCCAATTCCTTTGATCAGGCTCAGGTGTGCAGCGGAGGAATTGATACCAGGGATGTAGATCCAAATACCATGGAGTCAAAGCTTATTAAAGGGCTTTACCTGACCGGAGAAATTCTTGACGTGGACGGTATCTGCGGAGGCTATAACCTGCAGTGGGCATGGTCCTGCGGCATACTGGCAGGTATTTATGCAGGAAGGAAACGCCCAGAAAGCACGGGCAGGAATGAGGAAAACGAGGAAAACAATGATAAGAATTAATCAGTTAAAGATGCCGGTGGATCATACAGAAGAGGCCTTATGGGCAAAGGCAGCGAAGACATTAAAAATACCGGTAAAGGAAATCCGTTCCCTGCAAATAATTAAACAATCGATTGATGCCAGAAAAAAAGAGGAAATCCATTTTACTTACTGCATCGATGTGGAGACCGCAAAAGAAGAGTCTGTGATACATAAAGCCAGAAACGGAAACCTTGGATTATCAGAGAAAAAAGAATATTTCTTTCCAAAGCCGGGAACTGAAAAGATGGCCGGCCGGCCGGTGATCATCGGCGCCGGACCTGCCGGGCTTTTTTGCGGGCTTATGCTGGCTAGACACGGATACCGTCCCCTTCTTCTGGAGCGGGGAGATGCCGTGGAAAAGCGCAGGGAGGCCGTGGATTCATTCTGGAACGGCGGAATATTAAGGCCGGATTGCAATGTGCAGTTTGGAGAGGGCGGAGCAGGTACCTTTTCCGATGGAAAGCTGAATACCCTTCTTAAGGATCCCCTTATGAGGAACAGGAAGGTGTTGGAGCTTTTTGTGGAATTTGGAGCCGATCCCTCTATTCTCTATGTAAATAAGCCTCATATCGGCACCGATGTTTTAAGCGGCATTGTCAAGGGGATGAGGGATGAGATCATAAGCCTTGGAGGAGAGGTCCGCTTTAACAGCCGCGTGACCGATTTTACCGTAAAAGGCGGCAGGGTGCAGGGAGTGATGGTCGATGAAAAAGAAGAAATCCCGGCAGAAATTCTTGTGCTGGCCATCGGCCACAGCGCCAGGGACACCTTTGAAACCCTTAACAAAAGAGGGATTCCAATGGAAGCAAAGGCTTTTGCGGTGGGCTTAAGAATCCAGCATCCACAGGAAAGCATAAACCGTTCTCAGTATGGTACCGGAAACCATCCCATCCTGGGCCCGGCTGATTATAAGCTGACCCATCAGTGCACAAACGGAAGAGGAGTTTATACTTTCTGTATGTGTCCCGGAGGATATGTTGTCAATGCCTCCTCCGAAGAAAAAAGGCTTGCAGTAAACGGAATGAGCTATCACAAGAGAGATGGCGTAAATGCAAACAGCGCCCTGATCGTTACCGTGACACCGGAGGATTTTGGCGGCACGGCTCCTCTTGCCGGAATCGCTTATCAAAGACGGCTGGAGGAAGCTGCCTTCTTAAGCGGCAGCGGGAAAATGCCGGTCCAGCTTTATGGGGATTTTAAAAAGAATCAGCCGTCAAAGGCATTTGGCGATGTAGAGCCGGCCTTTAAGGGCTTATATGGTTTTGCCAATATAAGAGAATTTCTTCCTGAATACTTATCAGAATCCCTGATCCAGGGAGTG
The nucleotide sequence above comes from Lacrimispora sp. BS-2. Encoded proteins:
- a CDS encoding NAD(P)/FAD-dependent oxidoreductase, producing MKQQVIIVGAGASGLAAAIQAARQGASVTVLEHTARPGKKLLSTGNGKCNLTNLITPDGAYRGSQPEFIKKVLDRITVEQTLEFFRDLGLVLSDRNGYVYPNTGQAASVLEALLFELDHLGVSIVTDCQVEEIRKDLSLMTSMGKKKADAIILAAGSMAAPKTGSDGSGYQLARALGHRILKPLPALVQLRCREKWYKQAAGVRTEATVTLKIDGKTAKADLGELQFTDYGISGIPVFQVSRFAARELDAGRNVTAELDLFPSMDFESTRQLLSERVKRFGYRPAEEFLNGVLNHKLARILLKEAGIPNEGIVKNITAAQIKKLASVLKGLKTEILAANSFDQAQVCSGGIDTRDVDPNTMESKLIKGLYLTGEILDVDGICGGYNLQWAWSCGILAGIYAGRKRPESTGRNEENEENNDKN
- a CDS encoding polysaccharide biosynthesis protein, which gives rise to MEKNKTSRKQAKRGSSNFLIQGAILAVAGIIVRVIGMFYRIPLADILGNEGNGYYSSAYSIYSLLLIVSSYSLPTAVSKMIATRLARKEYCNSIRVLKVSLFYGTVVGGLGAAVLWFGADLFASRFLKMPYTFYALKTLAPTIWVIAYLGVFRGYFQGIGTMLPTAISQVLEQIVNAIISVYAASRLFQAGLRSNLVHGSTEYSFAFGAAGGTIGTGAGAVAALLFLLFILFSYKPIMRKQARRDRTRRRESYGELSGVLFMTVFPIVLSSVAYNISTVIDNSIYGNGMAAMGMGASEIASNWGVIGKYQLLFNIPVAIANSLSSALIPSLSRAMAEGQKGQLKSKVSMVIRFSMLIAIPATVGLTVLAGPICNMLFSRNDNSALIKMVMYGSVAVVFFSLSTVTNGVLQGINRMQTPLKNAIISLILHVIILCVMLFGFRLGIYSVVYSNILFAFTMCILNGAAIGRFLNYRQEYKKTFILPLLASGVMGAAAYGTYFLVHLTLKRNVFGVLAAIAVAVVVYGIILLKLRCVDESELLNVPGGKKLVGIARKFHLM
- a CDS encoding FAD-dependent protein encodes the protein MIRINQLKMPVDHTEEALWAKAAKTLKIPVKEIRSLQIIKQSIDARKKEEIHFTYCIDVETAKEESVIHKARNGNLGLSEKKEYFFPKPGTEKMAGRPVIIGAGPAGLFCGLMLARHGYRPLLLERGDAVEKRREAVDSFWNGGILRPDCNVQFGEGGAGTFSDGKLNTLLKDPLMRNRKVLELFVEFGADPSILYVNKPHIGTDVLSGIVKGMRDEIISLGGEVRFNSRVTDFTVKGGRVQGVMVDEKEEIPAEILVLAIGHSARDTFETLNKRGIPMEAKAFAVGLRIQHPQESINRSQYGTGNHPILGPADYKLTHQCTNGRGVYTFCMCPGGYVVNASSEEKRLAVNGMSYHKRDGVNANSALIVTVTPEDFGGTAPLAGIAYQRRLEEAAFLSGSGKMPVQLYGDFKKNQPSKAFGDVEPAFKGLYGFANIREFLPEYLSESLIQGVEAFDRRIHGFSRPDAIFAGVESRTSSPVRIPRGEAFECSIKGIYPCGEGAGYAGGITSAAMDGLKVAEAIASRFERFSL
- a CDS encoding DUF3048 domain-containing protein, translating into MMKKVWFGFAGVLLSAAFLSGCSRKYEKVWIPDQTLETDQATETKEIKISSSESADDGTVANSGEYYTFEERTEKDGMIRSYLTGEMVNSAIGNRRPVAVMMSNDKEALPQYGINRAGVVYEAPAEGGMNRYMAILENYDDLDRIGSVRSCRTYYTYFAREFDAIYAHYGQSTFARPYLANVDNINGLDGIGTVAYFRSKDRKSPHNAYTSGERLSKSILQLGYSESYAPAYRGHYRFAKDGRKVTLEGVNGVSDAYKVYPGYVLNKPWFEYHEEDGLYYRYQYGAPHKGNEGQIKVKNIILQYCPSAHYATTDYLNINVQDDSYGCYVTEGRSIPIKWAKDGEFGPTHYYDMENNEIILNQGKTWVCIISAQDSPNVKLNGKE
- the ybeY gene encoding rRNA maturation RNase YbeY; translation: MTINVEYEAEKKLDLPYEDIITKVVEESLDYEGCPYEAEVNILITGNEDIRQINKEFRNIDNPTDVLSFPMIEYEKPSDFERLEETADDCFHPETGELLLGDIVISVDKVEEQAEKYGHSRTRELAFLVAHSMLHLCGYDHMEEEEREIMEKKQEEILSRGGFTR